Proteins encoded by one window of Benincasa hispida cultivar B227 unplaced genomic scaffold, ASM972705v1 Contig179, whole genome shotgun sequence:
- the LOC120069026 gene encoding proteasome subunit alpha type-7-like, with amino-acid sequence MARYDRAITVFSPDGHLFQVEYALEAVRKGNAAVGVRGSDTIVLGVEKKSTPKLQDSRSVRKIVNLDDHIALACAGLKADARVLINRARVECQSHRLTVEDPVTVEYITRYIAGLQQKYTQSGGVRPFGLSTLIIGFDPYTGTPSLYQTDPSGTFSSWKANATGRNSNSIREFLEKNYKETSGQETVKLAIRALLEVVESGGKNIEVAVMTKEHGLKQLDEAEIDAIVAEIEAEKAAAEAAKKAPAPPKET; translated from the exons ATGGCGAGATACGATAGAGCCATTACCGTTTTCTCACCGGATGGTCATCTCTTCCAAGTAGAATACGCTCTCGAAGCCGTCCGTAAGGGCAACGCCGCCGTCGGCGTTCGTGGTTCCGACACCATCGTCCTTGGCGTTGAGAAGAAATCCACCCCCAAGCTCCAAGACTCCAG ATCTGTTCGGAAAATTGTGAATCTCGATGATCATATTGCACTTGCTTGTGCTGGACTCAAAGCAGATGCACGAGTTCTGATAAACAGGGCTCGTGTTGAATGTCAAAGCCATAGGCTTACAGTTGAGGATCCAGTGACTGTTGAGTACATAACGCGATACATTGCAGGGCTTCAGCAAAAGTACACACAGAGTGGTGGAGTGAGGCCGTTTGGACTTTCCACTTTGATTATTGGCTTTGATCCTTACACTGGTACTCCATCATTGTATCAGACAGATCCTTCTGGGACTTTTTCTTCTTGGAAAGCAAACGCAACCGGCAGAAATTCAAATTCGATTAGGGAATTTCTTGAGAAGAACTATAAAGAGACCTCTGGGCAAGAAACTGTGAAGCTTGCTATCCGTGCATTGCTTGAG GTTGTTGAGAGTGGAGGAAAGAACATAGAGGTTGCCGTGATGACAAAGGAACATGGTTTGAAACAATTGGATGAGGCTGAAATTGATGCAATTGTTGCCGAGATCGAAGCAGAAAAAGCAGCAGCAGAGGCTGCAAAGAAGGCCCCAGCCCCGCCAAAGGAAACATGA
- the LOC120069027 gene encoding salicylate carboxymethyltransferase-like: MEEIQNLETPRILRMNHGIGDQSYATNSISQRKYQSGSRPLLHRAVAALCAADLPSAIAVADLGCSSGPNALFALSEIVGVIHRRCCGDPPELMVFLNDLVENDFNSVFRGLSKFCENLKEKNGGGSSVLRECFVAGVPGSFYGRLFPFKSLHFVHSSSSLHWLSQVPRELMNEKGKGIRNKGKIFISKTSPSEVIEAYYGQFKKDFNCFLESRSKEVVSGGRMVLTFRGRRQPDPCPDETCLLWDYLGLAFQALVHQGLIEEEKLDNYNTPYYEPYMEDVKKEIEKEGSFKIENLEIIALPWDGVNKDGESCERSKTTQQMAKAIQAVNESMIRSHFGGEIIEPLFKRFREIMEADTKEVEHVSLVVSLVRKEL, encoded by the exons atgGAAGAAATCCAGAATTTAGAAACGCCCAGAATTCTGAGAATGAACCATGGAATCGGCGATCAAAGCTACGCCACAAACTCAATCTCACAGCGCAAATACCAATCCGGATCCCGCCCTCTGCTCCACCGCGCCGTCGCCGCCTTATGCGCTGCCGATTTGCCAAGCGCCATCGCCGTCGCTGATCTCGGCTGTTCTTCAGGACCGAACGCGCTCTTTGCGCTCTCGGAGATCGTCGGCGTGATCCACCGACGGTGCTGCGGAGATCCGCCGGAGTTGATGGTGTTTTTGAACGATCTGGTGGAGAATGATTTCAACTCTGTTTTTAGAGGATTGTCGAAATTCtgtgaaaatttgaaagagaagaaTGGCGGGGGATCATCGGTTTTGCGTGAATGTTTTGTTGCCGGAGTTCCAGGATCTTTCTATGGAAGATTGTTTCCTTTTAAGAGTCTCCATTTTGTGCATTCTTCTTCAAGTCTCCATTGGCTTTCTCAG GTACCAAGAGAGCTGATGAATGAGAAAGGAAAGGGAATAAGAAACAAAGGGAAGATATTCATATCAAAGACAAGCCCAAGTGAAGTAATAGAAGCCTATTATGGTCAATTCAAGAAGGATTTCAATTGTTTTTTGGAGTCAAGATCAAAAGAAGTTGTGAGTGGTGGGAGAATGGTGTTAACTTTTAGAGGAAGAAGACAACCAGATCCATGCCCTGATGAAACTTGCCTTCTTTGGGATTACTTGGGCCTAGCTTTTCAAGCTTTGGTCCATCAG GGGCTTATTGAGGAGGAAAAATTGGACAACTACAACACTCCTTACTATGAACCATATATGGAGGATGTgaaaaaagagatagaaaaagAAGGGTCCTTCAAAATAGAGAATTTGGAAATAATTGCTTTGCCATGGGATGGTGTTAATAAAGATGGGGAAAGTTGTGAAAGATCAAAGACAACTCAACAAATGGCAAAGGCCATTCAAGCAGTCAATGAATCTATGATAAGAAGCCATTTTGGAGGTGAAATTATAGAGCCATTGTTTAAGAGATTTAGGGAAATCATGGAGGCTGATACTAAAGAAGTGGAGCATGTTAGTTTGGTGGTTTCTTTGGTTAGAAAAGAACTATGA